The nucleotide sequence GCTGTCGGGTCTGAAACCGGGCGAAATGGGCCAGAACCTTCAAATGAGGGTCGAAACCGTACAAGGTCGACCCCGGAACGAAGGTTGCGCGCACGCGAGGCCTCGCAGCCACAGTCGCCACGAATCCCGGTGTCTCTCTCATGCCGCCTTCGTATGGTTATTTCAAGGCCACAATCTCGCTGCTATGACGAGATCACGACCATGGTTTCCGAAGAGGCCTACGATGTCCCTGGTACGTGCCGTTCCCCTGATCGCCGCTCTCGCCCTTGCCGCCTGCAACACACTGGAGACCGCCACCGCGCCCGCGCCCGCCGCGCCGGTCAATCCGAACGCGAGCGTCGCGACCCTCGACATCCCGTTCGGTGAGCCTTGCGGCGCCGAGCTTTCTGCTTACAAGTCGGTGATGGACAACGACCTTCGCACCGGCCACGTCAACAAGCCGGTCTATGATAAGGTGATCAACGAGCTCCGGCCGGCGGTGGCCGCCTGCCAAGCCGCCCGCAGCTACGAAGCGATCGCGCTGATGAACGCCACCAAGCGCCGCTTCGGCTACCCGGTTCCGCAAGGCGAAGGCCCGGTTCGTCGTCGCGACCTCGCCGGCGGGACGTAACCCCTGCTCACGTCGTTCGATCGTATCGGCCGCCTGGGCCTTCCATCTGTGAGACAACAGCAATGACACGCCGCCGACTCGCCGTGGTCGCGCTGCTCGGCGCCGTGGCTGCCGGCTGCGGAACCGTCTTCAACCTGCCGGCCAACCGGCCGATCACCGCGGAGTCGCCGCGGCTGGACGCGGCCGATTCGGCGGTGATTTCCGGCGACGTCGCGGTTGCGTTGTCGTTTTCCGGCGGCGGCACCCGCGCGGCGGCGTTCGCCCACGGTGTGCTCACAGCACTCGACCGCATGCCGGGCAAAGGCGGCCGCAGCAACCTCGACCGCGTGGTGTTCGTGTCGGGCGTGTCGGGCGGCTCGGTTGCCGCCGCCTATTTCGGCCTCAAGGGCCGCGACGCCCTGACCGACTTCCGCGAGAAGTTCCTGGAGCGGAACGCCGAGGAAAGCCTCGACACCCAGATCAGCGTCGCCAACCTGGTGCGGGGCCTGGAAGGCGGCGTCAACGACTCCACCCGCCTGCCGGCCTGGCTCGATCGCCAGCTGTTCCACGGCGCCACCATCGCCGATCTTTACCGGCCGAACCGGCCGCTGGTGTGGATCAACGCCTCCGATCTCTACAACCGGACGCCGTTCCACTTCTCGCCGTCGACCTTCACGGCGCTGTGCAGCGACATCACCACCTATCCGCTGTCGCACGCGGTGGCCGCGTCGGCGGCGGTGCCGGTGGCGTTCGCGCCGATCGTGCTGGAATCATTCCCCAACTCCTGCGAGGCGCCGCTGCCGAGCTGGGTCAACCGGGTGCTGAAAAGCTCGACCGCCGGAAGCCAGGTCCGCGCTTTTGCCCAGGCCCTGACCCGCTATCGCGACCCCGGCCAGCTCCGCTACGTCAAGCTGGCCGACGGCGGCTTGGTCGACAATTTCGGCCTGACCGGCATCGTCATC is from Blastochloris viridis and encodes:
- a CDS encoding patatin-like phospholipase family protein codes for the protein MTRRRLAVVALLGAVAAGCGTVFNLPANRPITAESPRLDAADSAVISGDVAVALSFSGGGTRAAAFAHGVLTALDRMPGKGGRSNLDRVVFVSGVSGGSVAAAYFGLKGRDALTDFREKFLERNAEESLDTQISVANLVRGLEGGVNDSTRLPAWLDRQLFHGATIADLYRPNRPLVWINASDLYNRTPFHFSPSTFTALCSDITTYPLSHAVAASAAVPVAFAPIVLESFPNSCEAPLPSWVNRVLKSSTAGSQVRAFAQALTRYRDPGQLRYVKLADGGLVDNFGLTGIVITREIVDKPYAPLTPERAVKLRRVLFVVVNAGRGPSGDWGRKLEGPSGRELFGAVTDTAIDAAASSSFDAFRLTMSQWEAATRKWRCGLSAAEAQKLGAGPGWRCADVTFDIAEIAFSQLGDRAAILNAVPTRLKLERDEVDLVVNAGIEATMAHPVVRQSLGVR